The Rhodospirillales bacterium genome includes the window CGTTGTTTGGTGAAAAATATGACGAAGAAGTCCGCGTCCTCACCATGGGCACGACCAGTCAGGATAGCGGCAAGCCGTTCTCTGTCGAGCTTTGCGGTGGGACGCACGTCCGCCGCACCGGGGATATCGGCCTGCTGAAAATCGTATCTGACAGTGCGCTGGCTGCTGGTGTCCGCCGGATCGAGGCGCTGACCGGGCGCGGTGCGCTGGCTTATCTTGAAGAACAAGACCGCCGCCTGCACGAAGCCGCCGAGGCCATCAAAGCCTCTCCGGCAGAACTGGTCGACCGGGTGAAGGCGCTGGCGCAGGAAAAGAAAAAATTGGAACAGCAAGTCTCCGAACTGCGCAGGCAAGTTGCCACGGGCGCATCGGGAGGCGGCAGCGCCAACGACGATATTCGCGATATTGGCGGCATCAAATTCGTTGCCAAGGTTCTGGACGGCTTCCCGCCCAAGGATTTGAAGCCGATGGCCGACGACCTGAAAGCCAGAATTGGCTCCGGCGTTGTCGCGCTGATTGCCACGAACGAGGGCAAAGCTTCGATCGTGGTCGGCGTCACCGATGACCTGACCGGCAAGATCAGCGCTGTTGATCTGGTGAAGGCCGGCGCGGCGGCACTCGGCGGGCAGGGCGGCGGCGGTCGTCCCGACATGGCGCAGGCCGGTGGCCCGGATGCAGGCGCTGCCAGCGATGCCGTTAGTGCTGTCGAAACCGCGCTGGCAGGCTAAGGCTTTCCCCTTAACCAATGTGATTGCATGTTAATGATTTTTCATTGACATAATGATGGCGCTTAACTATAAAGCACCCAAAATAATGACACATAATAGTTGGTAATGGAGAGAATGATGAGTGTGCAAAATATCCAGTACAATCCCGAAGAGATTCAAAATATTGTGTCCCGGCTGCAAGAAAAAAGTCTGGATAATGGTATAACGCTGACATCCCGCATAGGTGAATATAATGTGTCGGCTTCTTTGTCTCTTGGTGGTGGTCATCTGACATTTAAACAAACACACCCCAAAAGATATCTTGCCGAGGTAAAAGATGAGAGATCCGTTGTTTTCACCAAAGATGGTAATAATGGATGGTCTTTGGATGAAGTGTCTGCGGCGCCATGGGGAAATTGCAAAAACACTTTAAAAGCGCACAACATTGATCCGGATCATGAAAATATGTTGGGGCATGTCGAAGGTAAGCATCAAAGCTACAGGGCGAATGGCGAGCATTTATGTCCCCACAAAGAACAGCATCGTCTTGAGTTTTTGAAGGTTAGTCGGACACTCCCGTTTTTAGTCGATAATGGCTATCACAAGGATGAAGAGATTTTTGACAGCGTGATGAATAGCGCCCGCGCGCTATCCGACGTGCCTGTCAAGGAATGTTCTTATAAAGCAATCGGATTTATACCATTTGTCCCGGCGCTAAAACTGGCTTTCTAAAAAGAAATCCTCTCTTGCTCTTCTGATCTGACTGCGTTATAAGGCGCGCACGAAAAGATTCTACCGATAGCAAAAAAGGAATTTAACAATGGCGGTTCAACGCACTTTTTCGATTATTAAGCCTGACGCGACACGTCGCAATCTGACCGGCGCGATCAACAAAAAGCTGGAAGAAGCCGGTCTGCGCATCATCGCGCAAAAACGCATCCACATGACGCTGGAACAGGCTCAGGGCTTTTATGCCGTTCACAAGGAACGCCCGTTCTTTGGCGAACTGACCGAATTCATGAGCTCCGAGCCGGTGGTGGTTCAGGTTCTGGAAGGCGAAGACGCCGTAGCCAAAAACCGCGAAGTCATGGGCGCGACCAACCCGGCGGAAGCTGCCGAAGGCACGATCCGTAAGGAATATGCCCTGAATATCGGTGAAAACTCCGTTCATGGCTCCGACAGCCTTGAAAACGCAGCCATCGAAATTGCTTATTTCTTCAATGATGATGAAATCGTGGGCTAAAGAGCCGCAGTGAAGTGATTTGGAAAAGAGGGCCGTTCAGCCCTCTTTTTTTATGGTCACTGCGTTTCCTGCAGCCAGACCACCAGTTTTTCTTTTGATTGTTCATAGGAATTTTGCAGATCATTGATCTCTTGATCCGTGATGTTCTTTTCCGCTTTGGCTTCCTGCTCGATGGTTCTGGCGATGGCGCTGAGGTCTTTGAATCCGAAATTCCCGGCCATGCCTTTAAGCTCATGGATGCGGGCCGCGATGTTTTGCGTATCGCTCGTACTTTGTGACTCTTTAATAGCGGCCAGAAGCTCATCAGCTTTCTGGTAAAGGTCGTCCAGCAGGGAAATCAGCTTGTCTCGCCCGATATTCTCCCGCAAAAGGTTCAGCATGGGATAATCGAGCAAATTGTCGGTCGGCATCGCGGCCGCCATGTTTTCGTTATCGCCATCTTCGTCATCATCGGCCAGTTCCAGCGCTTCGGCGAAGCTGTCAAAATCAGGATCGTCAAGATCGCCCATATCACCCAGTTCGCTCAGGTCGGTATTCAAAATATAATCCCGCAGGGGCGATGTCTGGTTCATGGACTCCAGAGGATCATCCTCCACAGGACTATCCCCATCATCACTGGCGCTCTTTTCCTCCGTTTCTAACGATAAAGCGTCCGGCCCTTTGAGCAAGGTTTCTTCGTGATCGGGCTGTGGCGCAGGCGTGACCGGAGCCGTGGGGAGGGGCAAATTATCCATGTCAATGCCTTCGACGACAACCGGGTTAGGCAGACTGCCGTTGATAACGCGGTCTATAACCCGTTTCAGCATCTCCGGTTCGATCGGCTTGGGAACATGGTCGTTCATATTGGCGGCATAGCATTCGCGTCTATCGCTGTCACTGACGTTCCCGCTCAGGGCAATCACGGGCACGGTGGCCTTGGCCGGATCGGCCATTGCGCGAATGGCCTTGGTCGCCCCGATCCCGCTAATGCCCGGCAGGTGTATATCCATCAAAATCATATTGAACGGCTCTGTTTGCTCGATCAGGCTCAGGGCATCTTCACCGCTGCCGGATAACGTAACCTCGTGTCCCATCCGGGAAAGGAATTCCCGGACCAGCTTCTGGTTGATTTCATTGTCTTCGACCACAAGAATTTTCATCATCTGCGCCGATGTCTGGCTGGCCAGATTAAGACTTTTAAAGCTCATTTCCGCATTTTGTTCCTGCCCCTCTTTCAATGTCAGGGTGAAAAAGAACGTTGACCCTTCGCCTTCGGTGCTATCAATGGCAATGTGGCTGCCCATGGCTTCAATCAGCCGCTGGGAAATGGCCAGCCCCAGCCCCGAGCCCCCAAAGTTCCGGGTGATCGTTTTATCGGCCTGCGCAAAGGGATTAAACAAATTCGTTTGGGCTTCCGGGGCGATCCCTATGCCGGTATCCTCGACCGAAAACAAGATACGCTGCGTATGAGAAGACGAAACATCGTCGGTGCTCCCCGGCGCAGGTTTCACGCGGATAGTAACCCCGCCTTCTTTGGTGAATTTTACGGCATTACCGGCTAGATTCAGAAGCACTTGACGCAGGCGGATCGGGTCACCGACGACGAAACGGGGCAGATCTGAATCGATATCCGCCCGCAAATACACCTTCTTTGTGGCGGCATGGCCGGACATCAATGTCACAATGTCGTTAATCAGGCGGGGTAGGTCGAAATCAATATATTCAAGGTCAAGCTTGCCGGTTTCAATTTTTTCAAAATCCAGAATGTCGTTCAAAAGCGCCAGCATGGTATCGCCGGAATCCTGAATGGTCTGGACCTGTTGCCGTTGTTCCTGACTCAACTTGGTTTCTTTCAGCAACCGCACCATCCCCATGATCCCGGTCATCGGCGTGCGAATTTCGTGGCTGACCACGGCGAGAAAAGCTGACTTGGCGCGGTTGGCTAAATCCGCAATTTCCTTGGATTTCCGCATTTCACGGGCTTGCTGAAGCTCACGTTCCCGCAGCTCGTTCATAGCCGCCCGTTCATGATCGATCAGGCGCATCAGGCGGGTGTTTTCCTTTTCAATCCGTGTGGAGCGCAATTCATCCGACAGCTCGTTATTTTGGTTCTTTCCTTTATTCTCATACGGGTTTTGGTCGGCTTGCAGCCGTATTAATATAAAGACAGACGTGGCGAGCAAAATAGCTTGCGGGATCAAGGACCACCAATAAGCGTTAATCAGTAAGGGCGACGGCGGTAAAATCCCGGTCAGGGCCAGACCGGTGGTAACGGCCCCGGTTATCTGGATAAGCCAGCCAAAAGCCATAAGATAGGATTCGTGACGCCCCTCCAGCCCTTGGGAAAAAGCCAGAAGAGACAGGTAAACAAGCCCGCCCAGCGCCGGAAAGGCCATCAGAACAGGCCGGAAAATACTGGAATCCGGAAGGATCACGGCGATGACTAATGACAAAAGGATCAAGGCTGTCGCAACGCGCACGCTTCGTATCTGCGCTTGTTGTGTGGGGCTGAAGCTATAGAAATAGCGGCTGGCCCATATGGAGGAAATCACGATCAGGTTAAACAAAATACCCGGCATTTCCGACGTCAGAGGCGCATGGGACAACAGCAAGTCGTTTTGCGCATAAAACAAAAACAGGTGTAAAAGATAGTAAATAGCGATAAACGTGCAGGTCCCCAGCCGTGTGACCATACAGCTCCCCAAAAATATACCGGCCATAATAAGCAGGAAATACCCCAGCATGCGGGACGGCAAGAGGGGCGTTTTCTGGATCGCCAGATAGGTGTTGTCTTCAATAAGCTGCGGAACAAGGGTCGTTGGCAATCCCGGCTCCGGAATGACATAGAGCAGTATGGTTGTCTCTTCACCGCGCGGCAGATGCAGCGGTTTCGCCGTCGTCAGGTGCTTTTGAATGATATAGGGGTTTTGGGTAGAGGCCAGCGTA containing:
- a CDS encoding response regulator, translating into MITSGAARTRGGTGELQAMNIHAGRPCRPTTVVISERLPVFWQASLLLFLAALILLCPLPGHAAKISPLVLQDSQDTYELAPHMFVLPDPDKRMKPRQVIKKYQEQQTPYRVTGNILSLGTLSKTPHWILFTIKNSSWREGWTLSFGQHLDGRYGTLAQIVIYNTSTQTKILDTLASTQNPYIIQKHLTTAKPLHLPRGEETTILLYVIPEPGLPTTLVPQLIEDNTYLAIQKTPLLPSRMLGYFLLIMAGIFLGSCMVTRLGTCTFIAIYYLLHLFLFYAQNDLLLSHAPLTSEMPGILFNLIVISSIWASRYFYSFSPTQQAQIRSVRVATALILLSLVIAVILPDSSIFRPVLMAFPALGGLVYLSLLAFSQGLEGRHESYLMAFGWLIQITGAVTTGLALTGILPPSPLLINAYWWSLIPQAILLATSVFILIRLQADQNPYENKGKNQNNELSDELRSTRIEKENTRLMRLIDHERAAMNELRERELQQAREMRKSKEIADLANRAKSAFLAVVSHEIRTPMTGIMGMVRLLKETKLSQEQRQQVQTIQDSGDTMLALLNDILDFEKIETGKLDLEYIDFDLPRLINDIVTLMSGHAATKKVYLRADIDSDLPRFVVGDPIRLRQVLLNLAGNAVKFTKEGGVTIRVKPAPGSTDDVSSSHTQRILFSVEDTGIGIAPEAQTNLFNPFAQADKTITRNFGGSGLGLAISQRLIEAMGSHIAIDSTEGEGSTFFFTLTLKEGQEQNAEMSFKSLNLASQTSAQMMKILVVEDNEINQKLVREFLSRMGHEVTLSGSGEDALSLIEQTEPFNMILMDIHLPGISGIGATKAIRAMADPAKATVPVIALSGNVSDSDRRECYAANMNDHVPKPIEPEMLKRVIDRVINGSLPNPVVVEGIDMDNLPLPTAPVTPAPQPDHEETLLKGPDALSLETEEKSASDDGDSPVEDDPLESMNQTSPLRDYILNTDLSELGDMGDLDDPDFDSFAEALELADDDEDGDNENMAAAMPTDNLLDYPMLNLLRENIGRDKLISLLDDLYQKADELLAAIKESQSTSDTQNIAARIHELKGMAGNFGFKDLSAIARTIEQEAKAEKNITDQEINDLQNSYEQSKEKLVVWLQETQ
- the ndk gene encoding nucleoside-diphosphate kinase, with amino-acid sequence MAVQRTFSIIKPDATRRNLTGAINKKLEEAGLRIIAQKRIHMTLEQAQGFYAVHKERPFFGELTEFMSSEPVVVQVLEGEDAVAKNREVMGATNPAEAAEGTIRKEYALNIGENSVHGSDSLENAAIEIAYFFNDDEIVG